DNA from Streptomyces luteogriseus:
GTCGGAGCTGGCCCGTGACGTGGTGCGCACCGACGAGCTGAAGAAGGCCGTCGCCGGGGAGAGCAGGGCGGCCGACCGGATCGGGTACGTGCGCCAGATCGCCGAGTCGGGGCAGATCAAGACGCCCGCCGGGCAGACCGTCGACGCCCCCGCCGACCTGCGCCAGGAGGCCGAGCGGCACCTGTCGCTCCTCGACGAGCTCGACGAGGGCGAGGACGCCGGAGAGTGGGCCGCCGAGGCCTACGACACGATGAAGTCCCTCGTCGTCGAGGTCGTGGAGGCGGACCCGGGGCTGCGGGTGCGGGAGCGGCGCACGAAGTTCTACAGCAGCCTGCAGAAGGCCACCAAGGTGTTCGAGGAGCTGACCTTCGACGACGCCGGGGAGTTCTACGAGGACGACATGGTGCAGCGTCTGGAGGATCTGCAGCGGGCCGTCGCGGTGTGCATCGAGTCGCTGCGCGGCGCTCGCGAGAATCACCCGGTCGGCTGAGCATTCCGGCGAAATCGGGGGTACTAGAGGGCTCTACGTCGGTTCTTCCCGGAGGCCCCCTCGTGAACTCGTTCGTCCACAAGACCCTGGTGGTGCAGCTCCAGGCGGGCGACACGGACCGTTTCTCCGTGCTCGCCCACCTGAGCTACGACGCCGCGGACCCGTTCGCCGTCACCGTGGTCTTCAGCCATGACGGCCGCGTCCTCGCCCGGTGGCAGCTGGACCGGGAGATGCTCGGTGAGGCGCTGCGGCGTCCGGTCGGGGTGGGCGACGTGCGGATGCGCCCGGAGTCCCGGGGCATGTGGCAGGAACTGCGCCTGGAGTTCCTCGGCGACGCCCGCGCCGACGGCGGGCGCCACCACGCCGTGGTGTTCGCCTGGGCGCCGGGGTTCGCGGCGTTCCTACGGGAGACCTACGAGGTGGTGCGGCCGGGCCGCGAGGAGGTCCATGTCGACGACTTCCTGGCGGGCGTTCTCGCGGGGGGCTGAACCGCGGCCGGTCTGAGTAGGCGTACTCATGCCGGCGGCCCGCCCCCGACTGGACGACGGGCTCCCTCGAGAGGAGCCCGCCATGTCCGCTGTGTCCGACGTACGTCCGGGTCCCCGGCCGTCCCTGCCCGCCGCCCTCGCCTGGGGTGTGCTCGCGGTGCTGGCCCTGTCCGGGTGGAACCCGCACGACCGCATGACCTGGTTCCCGGAGGTCGTGTGGGTCGTCGTGGGCCTGCCGCTGCTGGTGCTGACCCGGCGCCGCTTCCCGCTCACCGGTCTGCTGTGCTGTCTGCTGGCCGCCCACGCCGTGGTGCTGATGGTGGGCGGCCACTACACCTACGCCGAGGTGCCGGTCGGCGACTGGGTCCGGAACGCCTTCGGTCTGGACCGCAATCCCTATGACCGGTTCGGCCACCTGATGCAGGGCTTCGTCCCGGCCGTGCTGACGCGCGAGCTGCTGGTGCGCACCTCGCCGCTGCGCGGGAGCCGGTGGCTCGCTCCGCTGACCGTGTGCGCGTGTCTGGCGTTCAGCGCCGTCTTCGAGATGCTGGAGTGGGCGGCCGCCGTGGCCGGAGGGCACGCGGCGGACGCCTTTCTGGCCACCCAGGGCGACGCGTGGGACACGCAGTGGGACATGTTCTGCGCGCTGATCGGGGCCACCGCCTCACTGCTGCTGCTCAGCCGGGTGCACGACCGGCAACTGGTGGCGGTGACATCACCTCGACGTGTAGCGATGCCGGGTCCACAGCGGCAGGACGAACCAGCACAGCAGGTACCAGCCGACCACCCCGGCCACCAGGTAGGGCACGAATCCGTCGTGCGTGGCCACGCGCAGGATGAGCAGCAGTGAGGCGGTCGTCGTGGCGAGCAGCAGCACGAGGCCGAGCAGGGTGAGCCGAGAGGCCAGCCGGACCGCCTGGGGTTTGACGCGCCGCCCGGCGACGATGCGGTGCAGGGCCACCGGGCCGATGAGTGCCCCGGTCGCGCAGGCACCGAGGACGACCGTCACGAGATAGATCGTCTGGTCGGTGCCGGAGAGGTCGTCGTACTTCTCGGTGAACACCACCGTGAGGAGGAAGCCGAAGAGGATCTGGACGCCCATCTGCGCCACGCGGACCTCCTGGATGAGCTCCTGCCACATCCGGTCCGCTCTCTCCTCCTCCGTCTCGTTGCGCCCCCGGCGCATGACCCCGCCCTCTGCCGCGTCCGCCACTGTTCCTCCCGGTGTGAGACCTGAGCCCTCCTCTTTCCCGGGTTCCCCGGAACGAGCCGTCGTCCCCCGCCCCCGGG
Protein-coding regions in this window:
- a CDS encoding SsgA family sporulation/cell division regulator — encoded protein: MNSFVHKTLVVQLQAGDTDRFSVLAHLSYDAADPFAVTVVFSHDGRVLARWQLDREMLGEALRRPVGVGDVRMRPESRGMWQELRLEFLGDARADGGRHHAVVFAWAPGFAAFLRETYEVVRPGREEVHVDDFLAGVLAGG
- a CDS encoding DUF6328 family protein, which gives rise to MADAAEGGVMRRGRNETEEERADRMWQELIQEVRVAQMGVQILFGFLLTVVFTEKYDDLSGTDQTIYLVTVVLGACATGALIGPVALHRIVAGRRVKPQAVRLASRLTLLGLVLLLATTTASLLLILRVATHDGFVPYLVAGVVGWYLLCWFVLPLWTRHRYTSR